The following proteins are encoded in a genomic region of Hyla sarda isolate aHylSar1 chromosome 3, aHylSar1.hap1, whole genome shotgun sequence:
- the KCNMB3 gene encoding calcium-activated potassium channel subunit beta-3 isoform X2, whose translation MTSKKMPEQKQAEGSLFLLSAFSPVPGKAKRKESNSEGVRAADKVKKQVSNAGEDRAMLLGFTMMGMSVLMFFLLGIAILKPFMLSVWNEEANCTIIQTDIMDDWIDCSFTCGVDCHGQSKYPCLQILVNVSGSDYVAALHYNEEAVQINPKCFYVPKCQRDKNDLLDGVLDVKQYFERKNDTPFACFHRPDNKPEDVILIKKYDRTVVFHCLFWPTLMLIGGAAIVGMVKLTQHLSLMCMLYCNSPREEPGSMTPRADSQQSRTRKDDKTLRWRSNSHTTNTI comes from the exons CCTTTTCTCCTGTACCTGGCAAGGCAAAAAGAAAAGAGAGCAACAGCgaaggggtgagagcagcagatAAAGTGAAGAAACAGGTATCCAATGCTGGAGAAGACAGGGCCATGCTGTTGGGGTTCACCATGATGGGGATGTCTGTCCTCATGTTCTTTTTGCTTGGGATTGCAATTTTGAAGCCATTCATGCTCAG TGTCTGGAATGAAGAGGCAAACTGCACAATTATCCAAACCGATATCATGGATGACTGGATAGACTGTTCATTCACATGTGGTGTTGACTGCCACGGACAATCCAAGTATCCCTGTCTCCAGATACTGGTTAATGTGTCTGGTTCTGACTATGTTGCTGCTCTGCATTACAATGAAGAAGCTGTGCAGATAAACCCCAAA tgcTTTTATGTCCCTAAGTGCCAACGAGACAAAAATGATTTGCTGGACGGGGTGCTTGATGTGAAACAGTATTTTGAGCGGAAGAATGACACCCCTTTTGCATGTTTCCATCGACCTGACAACAAACCAGAAGATGTCATACTTATTAAAAAGTATGACCGGACTGTGGTCTTTCACTGCCTGTTTTGGCCAACATTAATGCTTATAGGAGGAGCTGCCATAGTTGGAATGGTTAAATTGACACAACACTTATCCCTAATGTGTATGCTGTATTGTAATTCCCCAAGAGAAGAACCTGGAAGCATGACACCACGGGCAGACTCTCAGCAGAGCAGAACCAGAAAAGATGATAAAACTTTAAGGTGGAGATCAAATTCCCACACTACAAACACAATTTAA
- the KCNMB3 gene encoding calcium-activated potassium channel subunit beta-3 isoform X3 — MTATSSGRPLYYRDREAFSPVPGKAKRKESNSEGVRAADKVKKQVSNAGEDRAMLLGFTMMGMSVLMFFLLGIAILKPFMLSVWNEEANCTIIQTDIMDDWIDCSFTCGVDCHGQSKYPCLQILVNVSGSDYVAALHYNEEAVQINPKCFYVPKCQRDKNDLLDGVLDVKQYFERKNDTPFACFHRPDNKPEDVILIKKYDRTVVFHCLFWPTLMLIGGAAIVGMVKLTQHLSLMCMLYCNSPREEPGSMTPRADSQQSRTRKDDKTLRWRSNSHTTNTI, encoded by the exons GGAAGCCTTTTCTCCTGTACCTGGCAAGGCAAAAAGAAAAGAGAGCAACAGCgaaggggtgagagcagcagatAAAGTGAAGAAACAGGTATCCAATGCTGGAGAAGACAGGGCCATGCTGTTGGGGTTCACCATGATGGGGATGTCTGTCCTCATGTTCTTTTTGCTTGGGATTGCAATTTTGAAGCCATTCATGCTCAG TGTCTGGAATGAAGAGGCAAACTGCACAATTATCCAAACCGATATCATGGATGACTGGATAGACTGTTCATTCACATGTGGTGTTGACTGCCACGGACAATCCAAGTATCCCTGTCTCCAGATACTGGTTAATGTGTCTGGTTCTGACTATGTTGCTGCTCTGCATTACAATGAAGAAGCTGTGCAGATAAACCCCAAA tgcTTTTATGTCCCTAAGTGCCAACGAGACAAAAATGATTTGCTGGACGGGGTGCTTGATGTGAAACAGTATTTTGAGCGGAAGAATGACACCCCTTTTGCATGTTTCCATCGACCTGACAACAAACCAGAAGATGTCATACTTATTAAAAAGTATGACCGGACTGTGGTCTTTCACTGCCTGTTTTGGCCAACATTAATGCTTATAGGAGGAGCTGCCATAGTTGGAATGGTTAAATTGACACAACACTTATCCCTAATGTGTATGCTGTATTGTAATTCCCCAAGAGAAGAACCTGGAAGCATGACACCACGGGCAGACTCTCAGCAGAGCAGAACCAGAAAAGATGATAAAACTTTAAGGTGGAGATCAAATTCCCACACTACAAACACAATTTAA